One segment of Danaus plexippus chromosome 10, MEX_DaPlex, whole genome shotgun sequence DNA contains the following:
- the LOC116767127 gene encoding uncharacterized protein LOC116767127 encodes MITNLPLLICNGNPTALAKLNAAELEKFITFMVTCSWGHDTAKDIRQPPWWPKDVNFSHPFVKPPVVPDDWEARLKRLIKRCYEYHKSAFLLVFSAQLARYPPRRLRYVDNRDHTTSLYYRPSGRLLVTFRNENLCYDRDTVEETSYHLKSTDIYLCDNCDSHFDNLEVLKAHERLCNNEVVATSSCSSGFSDFLSALKLQSISDVSDNKHPLCVEVDSRPRNGRGASYLDRGPPYPFSSLAYMKNAKINVQRDTTYSRERIERYCCPTTIISKNVGSKSKNHQFPVRYRRPIDYWHRKHVFPNQRYKKILDLKSQLLLLKCRPVTVNVERMTMEKVDEYIENLHKESEKHSLVDKDIVFVDGLDSEQMDVDCKVETKTSDPLKKVDCDCEVIDLCSDDETSSTNENCDPRAGVTCVMRGGAVLRRTAATPHSLPAEPCGARQRPLPSLILQPHPVILITHTLNNLQTIALD; translated from the coding sequence ATGATTACCAATTTGCCGCTTCTTATTTGCAATGGTAATCCGACAGCTCTGGCGAAGCTGAATGCCGCCGAATTGGAAAAGTTTATAACGTTCATGGTGACATGTTCCTGGGGTCATGATACTGCTAAGGATATCCGGCAACCACCATGGTGGCCCAAGGATGTAAACTTTTCTCATCCCTTTGTTAAACCACCAGTTGTTCCCGACGATTGGGAGGCGAGACTGAAGAGATTGATCAAGAGATGTTATGAATATCATAAGAGTGCGTTTTTATTAGTGTTCTCAGCACAGCTTGCGCGATATCCGCCTCGACGACTCCGGTATGTTGACAATCGTGATCACACCACTTCCCTCTACTACAGACCCAGTGGTAGACTACTGGTGACGTTCCGAAATGAAAATCTGTGTTATGATAGAGACACTGTGGAGGAGACGAGCTATCACCTGAAATCCACTGATATTTATCTTTGTGATAATTGTGATAGTCATTTTGATAATTTGGAAGTTCTCAAAGCTCACGAGAGACTGTGTAACAATGAAGTAGTGGCAACTAGTTCGTGTAGTAGTGGTTTTTCAGATTTTCTATCAGCTCTGAAGTTGCAATCTATATCGGATGTTTCAGATAACAAACATCCACTATGTGTTGAAGTTGACTCGCGGCCACGGAATGGCAGAGGTGCATCTTATCTGGATAGAGGTCCTCCCTACCCATTCTCATCCCTTGCATATATGAAAAATGCAAAGATAAATGTACAAAGGGATACCACCTATTCTAGAGAAAGAATAGAGAGATATTGTTGTCCTACAAcaattattagtaaaaatgtAGGTAGCAAAAGTAAAAATCATCAATTTCCAGTAAGATATAGACGACCAATAGATTACTGGCACAGGAAGCATGTGTTCCCCAATCAAAGATACAAGAAAATACTTGATCTCAAAAGCCAGttgttgcttttaaaatgCAGGCCCGTTACTGTGAATGTTGAGAGAATGACAATGGAAAAAGTAGATGAATATATCGAAAACCTGCATAAGGAGTCCGAGAAACATAGCTTAGTGGACAAAGACATTGTGTTTGTTGATGGATTAGACTCTGAACAAATGGATGTAGACTGTAAGGTTGAAACTAAAACTAGTGATCCTCTCAAAAAGGTAGACTGTGACTGTGAAGTGATTGATCTGTGTTCGGACGATGAAACTTCCAGTACTAATGAGAACTGTGACCCTCGAGCTGGAGTGACTTGTGTGATGAGAGGTGGTGCGGTACTCAGGCGTACTGCCGCGACGCCTCATTCATTGCCTGCAGAGCCCTGCGGCGCTCGCCAGCGCCCTCTACCGTCTCTCATCCTACAGCCCCAtccagttattttaataactcacACTCTAAACAATTTACAGACTATAGCattagattaa
- the LOC116766958 gene encoding TBC1 domain family member 5 isoform X2, protein MEQNLNGLESSPSKTFIEANDYDLQYTTWSMEYLKKAAIEHKLAKPRSLAWAVLLNAVPPPSGDILLSIQGHRNFYEDLRKKLSLDPRSVVGDDPLSQNDESAWKQHFCDNELKALIMQDVVRTFPDEAYFRDKDVQDMMVRVLFFWARAHVRPGYRQGMHEILAPALLELHCDRMNAPQHVSDTLRYYLKEEYLEHDSYMLFSAIMKGLEKFYTTGNVIPLSCGRLPTAKTLDNQNEVVRYLDRLREEFLVKLDPELAEHLAECNISMELFGIRWLRLLFGREFPRGDIPDLWGFIFSDGPMLPNVHFVILAMLISMRNILLDSDTGSALSLLMRPSSVSSEHVRSLALHLRSPQKYPRPPQPLLDDFVTVDPSPTEPYTFAACSEDARSSCSEGVAEGGDVARSLAALALLRARLPAAADALAAALPTPPPAARAPLQQIMQLAALLQCRNHALIDVETALEAAENQAPSNDIGRRHLVPVTVFNKKHMNSQKQMPQLNKKKEVQLKVFHQVECDASDLPFLDPLRLRTE, encoded by the exons ATG gaacaaaatttaaacgGGTTAGAAAGTTCTCCCTCGAAGACCTTTATCGAAGCCAACGACTATGA cTTACAGTATACAACATGGAGTATGGAATATTTGAAAAAGGCAGCTATAGAACATAAATTGGCTAAACCTCGTAGTCTAGCATGGGCTGTTCTACTGAATGCTGTGCCTCCGCCTTCCGGAGATATATTGTTAAG TATACAAGGCCACAGGAACTTCTATGAAGATTTACGGAAGAAGTTGTCTCTGGATCCTAGATCGGTTGTTGGAGATGATCCTCTCTCTCAGAATGATGAG AGTGCATGGAAACAACATTTCTGTGATAACGAATTGAAAGCGCTCATAATGCAAGATGTAGTGAGGACTTTTCCGGACGAAGCCTATTTCCGGGACAAAGATGTCCAAGACATGatg GTGCGGGTGCTGTTTTTCTGGGCCCGAGCTCACGTCCGTCCCGGCTACCGGCAAGGTATGCACGAGATCCTCGCTCCCGCACTGCTCGAACTCCACTGTGACAGGATGAACGCGCCGCAACACGTGAG TGATACTCTCCGGTATTACCTTAAGGAGGAATATTTAGAACACGACAGCTA TATGTTATTTAGTGCGATAATGAAAGGCTTAGAGAAATTTTACACAACGGGAAATGTGATACCCTTGTCCTGTGGCAGGCTACCGACGGCTAAAACACtggat AATCAGAACGAGGTGGTGCGGTATCTGGACAGGCTGAGGGAGGAGTTCCTGGTCAAACTGGATCCTGAGCTCGCGGAACATTTAGCTGAGTGTAACATATCTATGGAATTGTTTGGAAT TCGTTGGCTCCGTCTGTTGTTTGGTCGGGAGTTCCCCCGCGGAGACATCCCGGATCTCTGGGGGTTCATATTCTCCGACGGCCCCATGTTACCGAATGTGCATTTCGTTATTTTGGCCATGCTGATATCTATGAGAAACATCC TATTAGACTCGGACACTGGCTCAGCGTTGTCACTACTGATGCGTCCATCGTCCGTCTCTTCGGAGCACGTTCGATCTCTGGCCTTACACTTAAGAAGTCCCCAGAAGTATCCGCGCCCGCCGCAACCCTTGTTGGACGATTTCGT CACGGTGGATCCGTCGCCGACCGAGCCGTACACGTTCGCGGCGTGTTCCGAGGACGCTCGCTCCTCGTGCTCCGAGGGCGTGGCGGAGGGGGGAGACGTCGCGCGCTCTCTGGCCGCGCTCGCCTTACTCCGCGCCCGACTGCCGGCCGCAGCGGACGCGCTGGCGGCTGCCCTCCCAACACCGCCGCCAGCCGCCCGGGCGCCGCTGCAACAGATCATGCAG ctGGCAGCTCTGCTACAATGTCGCAACCACGCACTGATAGACGTTGAAACGGCGTTAGAAGCGGCCGAGAACCAAGCGCCGTCCAACGACATCGGCAGGCGCCATCTAGTGCCGGTTACAGTGTTTAACAAGAAACACATGAACTCGCAGAAACAAATGCCGCAACTGAACAAGAAGAAGGAGGTCCAGCTGAAAGTATTCCATCAGGTCGAATGTGACGCCAGTGATTTGCCATTTCTAGATCCCCTCCGGCTAAGGACAGAATGA
- the LOC116766958 gene encoding TBC1 domain family member 5 isoform X1: protein MEQNLNGLESSPSKTFIEANDYDLQYTTWSMEYLKKAAIEHKLAKPRSLAWAVLLNAVPPPSGDILLRESCFKISIQGHRNFYEDLRKKLSLDPRSVVGDDPLSQNDESAWKQHFCDNELKALIMQDVVRTFPDEAYFRDKDVQDMMVRVLFFWARAHVRPGYRQGMHEILAPALLELHCDRMNAPQHVSDTLRYYLKEEYLEHDSYMLFSAIMKGLEKFYTTGNVIPLSCGRLPTAKTLDNQNEVVRYLDRLREEFLVKLDPELAEHLAECNISMELFGIRWLRLLFGREFPRGDIPDLWGFIFSDGPMLPNVHFVILAMLISMRNILLDSDTGSALSLLMRPSSVSSEHVRSLALHLRSPQKYPRPPQPLLDDFVTVDPSPTEPYTFAACSEDARSSCSEGVAEGGDVARSLAALALLRARLPAAADALAAALPTPPPAARAPLQQIMQLAALLQCRNHALIDVETALEAAENQAPSNDIGRRHLVPVTVFNKKHMNSQKQMPQLNKKKEVQLKVFHQVECDASDLPFLDPLRLRTE from the exons ATG gaacaaaatttaaacgGGTTAGAAAGTTCTCCCTCGAAGACCTTTATCGAAGCCAACGACTATGA cTTACAGTATACAACATGGAGTATGGAATATTTGAAAAAGGCAGCTATAGAACATAAATTGGCTAAACCTCGTAGTCTAGCATGGGCTGTTCTACTGAATGCTGTGCCTCCGCCTTCCGGAGATATATTGTTAAG GGAaagctgttttaaaataag TATACAAGGCCACAGGAACTTCTATGAAGATTTACGGAAGAAGTTGTCTCTGGATCCTAGATCGGTTGTTGGAGATGATCCTCTCTCTCAGAATGATGAG AGTGCATGGAAACAACATTTCTGTGATAACGAATTGAAAGCGCTCATAATGCAAGATGTAGTGAGGACTTTTCCGGACGAAGCCTATTTCCGGGACAAAGATGTCCAAGACATGatg GTGCGGGTGCTGTTTTTCTGGGCCCGAGCTCACGTCCGTCCCGGCTACCGGCAAGGTATGCACGAGATCCTCGCTCCCGCACTGCTCGAACTCCACTGTGACAGGATGAACGCGCCGCAACACGTGAG TGATACTCTCCGGTATTACCTTAAGGAGGAATATTTAGAACACGACAGCTA TATGTTATTTAGTGCGATAATGAAAGGCTTAGAGAAATTTTACACAACGGGAAATGTGATACCCTTGTCCTGTGGCAGGCTACCGACGGCTAAAACACtggat AATCAGAACGAGGTGGTGCGGTATCTGGACAGGCTGAGGGAGGAGTTCCTGGTCAAACTGGATCCTGAGCTCGCGGAACATTTAGCTGAGTGTAACATATCTATGGAATTGTTTGGAAT TCGTTGGCTCCGTCTGTTGTTTGGTCGGGAGTTCCCCCGCGGAGACATCCCGGATCTCTGGGGGTTCATATTCTCCGACGGCCCCATGTTACCGAATGTGCATTTCGTTATTTTGGCCATGCTGATATCTATGAGAAACATCC TATTAGACTCGGACACTGGCTCAGCGTTGTCACTACTGATGCGTCCATCGTCCGTCTCTTCGGAGCACGTTCGATCTCTGGCCTTACACTTAAGAAGTCCCCAGAAGTATCCGCGCCCGCCGCAACCCTTGTTGGACGATTTCGT CACGGTGGATCCGTCGCCGACCGAGCCGTACACGTTCGCGGCGTGTTCCGAGGACGCTCGCTCCTCGTGCTCCGAGGGCGTGGCGGAGGGGGGAGACGTCGCGCGCTCTCTGGCCGCGCTCGCCTTACTCCGCGCCCGACTGCCGGCCGCAGCGGACGCGCTGGCGGCTGCCCTCCCAACACCGCCGCCAGCCGCCCGGGCGCCGCTGCAACAGATCATGCAG ctGGCAGCTCTGCTACAATGTCGCAACCACGCACTGATAGACGTTGAAACGGCGTTAGAAGCGGCCGAGAACCAAGCGCCGTCCAACGACATCGGCAGGCGCCATCTAGTGCCGGTTACAGTGTTTAACAAGAAACACATGAACTCGCAGAAACAAATGCCGCAACTGAACAAGAAGAAGGAGGTCCAGCTGAAAGTATTCCATCAGGTCGAATGTGACGCCAGTGATTTGCCATTTCTAGATCCCCTCCGGCTAAGGACAGAATGA
- the LOC116767123 gene encoding vacuolar protein sorting-associated protein 51 homolog, which translates to MAESQKDSENPLNIDGNNFNSEMYIECLLKCATLRQVMDKEAEVVTQSQYLQSEMQTLVYENYNKFISATETVRKMRSDFQIMQEEMNKLSENINKITTFSSTISENLKESGTTVNRLCNTRQLLDKLQFVFLLPTQLNKAIEENRYMDAVNDYTHAQRVLQKYGSQPSFQSIQTECSEIINDLKKTLRERLLTPDTTASELAESVGLLRQLQESDSSLQDIFLTCAESRLQKHLKSLSSIVDNVDILEWVEKCNNSLLADIGIVITCYHDTFQNKEILPEFADKIMTQVFQLFEEVIKKPENTGTDILIRGLDKFFRKLQAMSEIISSDSVSQKALDVVVQCINHKASMQYQVIQAQFKENLMKVRQSLASKGTESADLKDILSSLQVHLMQKIQASLLDLMAFLQKNLSFGLKPWCGKAVADACWTVISETLINISDMVKSMASLQASNNIPFELLLVLAKLCLEMQENGVTTLHNHLLKLLEESSPGLTVGNNDTSNIMVSLSTAAQVALDSEVVFIGQTAAQMLRVSVLARDWLRAPEPRGPRAVCRRVVETLASADTAASQLFPTSMKPSSDSSRRTIWSRPSSSFSPISRIFSERIEVFSPAGADRAALSNGALKVALKALVECVRLRTFSRHGLQQLQVDVHFLQQRLSCMGNDERLLNALLEDALSSAQIRCVDPQLMEPSIVDIICERG; encoded by the coding sequence ATGGCAGAATCTCAAAAAGATAGCGAAAATCCTCTTAACATAGATGGAAATAATTTCAACTCGGAAATGTATATAGAATGTCTATTGAAATGTGCTACTCTTCGACAAGTCATGGATAAAGAAGCTGAGGTTGTAACACAGAGTCAGTACCTGCAATCTGAAATGCAGACTTTGGTGtacgaaaattataataaatttatatcagctACAGAAACAGTTCGAAAAATGCGTTCGGACTTCCAGATAATGCAAGaagaaatgaataaattaagtgaaaatattaataagattacTACATTTAGTTCAACTATATCTGAAAATTTGAAGGAGAGTGGAACTACTGTCAATAGACTTTGCAATACAAGGCAATTACTTGATAAATTGCAATTTGTGTTTCTATTGCCAACTCAACTGAATAAAGCCATTGAAGAAAATCGATACATGGATGCGGTTAATGACTACACACATGCTCAAAGAGTATTACAGAAATATGGCAGTCAGCCATCCTTTCAGAGCATACAAACTGAATGTTCCGAGATTATAAATGATCTGAAAAAGACATTAAGAGAAAGATTGCTGACACCCGACACAACTGCATCGGAATTAGCTGAAAGTGTTGGACTATTGCGACAGTTACAAGAAAGTGATTCATCTTTacaggatatatttttaacctgCGCAGAGAGTCGGCTTCAAAAACATCTAAAATCCCTTTCATCTATAGTCGACAATGTTGATATTTTGGAATGGGTTGAGAAATGTAATAATTCTTTGCTAGCAGACATAGGCATTGTAATAACATGTTATCACGACACATTCCAGAATAAAGAAATTCTACCCGAATTTGCTGACAAGATAATGACACAAGTTTTTCAACTATTTGAAGAAGTCATAAAGAAACCCGAAAACACGGGTACGGATATATTGATAAGGGGATTAGATAAATTTTTCCGAAAACTGCAAGCAATGTCAGAAATAATTTCTAGTGATTCAGTATCTCAAAAGGCCTTGGATGTTGTTGTGCAATGTATAAACCACAAGGCGTCCATGCAGTACCAGGTTATACAAGCACAGTTTAAAGAAAATCTCATGAAAGTAAGGCAGTCCCTCGCCAGCAAAGGTACGGAGAGTGCAGACTTAAAAGACATCTTAAGCTCTCTGCAGGTCCACTTAATGCAAAAAATACAAGCATCGTTACTTGATCTAATGGCTTTCCTACAGAAGAATCTTTCTTTCGGTCTCAAACCGTGGTGTGGGAAGGCTGTTGCCGATGCCTGCTGGACAGTGATTTCagaaacattaataaacatttctgaTATGGTTAAGAGTATGGCTTCCTTGCAAGCTTCAAATAACATTCCATTTGAATTACTTTTAGTACTAGCGAAACTATGTCTAGAAATGCAAGAGAATGGTGTCACAACATTACATAATCATTTACTTAAACTTTTAGAAGAATCTTCTCCAGGTCTCACTGTGGGTAACAATGACACATCTAACATTATGGTTAGCTTGTCGACCGCAGCTCAAGTGGCTTTAGATTCTGAGGTGGTGTTCATAGGACAAACAGCTGCTCAAATGTTGCGCGTGTCCGTCCTTGCCAGGGATTGGTTAAGAGCTCCAGAACCGAGAGGGCCAAGGGCTGTCTGTCGCAGAGTGGTTGAAACATTAGCCAGTGCGGATACCGCCGCTTCACAACTCTTCCCGACTAGCATGAAGCCGTCGAGCGATTCCAGTCGTCGTACGATCTGGTCGCGGCCCTCATCGTCTTTCTCACCGATAAGCAGGATTTTCTCTGAAAGAATCGAAGTTTTCAGTCCAGCCGGTGCAGACAGAGCGGCTTTATCGAATGGTGCATTGAAAGTAGCCTTAAAGGCGTTAGTGGAATGTGTCAGGTTACGCACATTCAGTAGGCACGGCTTGCAACAATTGCAAGTTGATGTACATTTCCTGCAACAGCGGCTGTCCTGTATGGGCAACGATGAAAGGTTATTAAACGCCCTACTAGAAGATGCTCTGTCTTCAGCTCAAATAAGATGCGTGGATCCGCAATTAATGGAACCGAGCATCGTAGACATAATCTGTGAAAGAGGCTAA
- the LOC116766914 gene encoding transmembrane protein 181, with protein sequence MKSMNLNMDTANVGYSYHLPSGGWNYKIRNTLSQFSDLFSEFNKYIAPAYHHDRCERSVQMRIYSMHKGEFVMVFIAFFACFGLGVFIGLAGPSPTLTTSVSSGVNASSLAHGPYRLRSPAMGARSQQLWLLAEILTDNDDEEIFDKSFQISISIDGVLSDHTTVNLLPESEATNRTQHLKCKKQVCEDVMVLHLGSLEYTHYVFSVHFYGLEEFHKRYNIREIIFYFKTYNPVFTQMETWFRFIFLLTTFTVACWFGHTLRRYSTQDWAIEQKWVSILLPLLLLYNDPLFPLRLVSSGVLSPLLDVVFQTSFLSSVLLSWLSLYHGLRQNERGFISFYLLKVIIVGMIWAPAMVLGFWQKYYGYYDPTFNYFMNPNYPVVKITFFVAVTLYFLYLLVLIVKAYSDLRNMPFFDVRLRCLSLVVCIVCVVCVLVCVRGWGPAALQDHWASQASARYDTSAAFMAIYGLFNFNVYVMAYLFSPGTSAVHETAITKDNPAFSMINDSDEEVIYGSDEESRRPLNSHSHRAATEDI encoded by the exons atgaaatcaatgaatttaaatatggatACCGCAAACGTAGGATATTCGTACCATCTGCCCAGTGGCGGATGGAATTACAAAATTCGTAACACGCTGTCCCAATTTAGTGATTTATTTAGTGaattcaacaaatatatagcACCAGCTTACCACCACGACCGTTGTGaaag ATCTGTTCAAATGAGGATTTATTCAATGCACAAAGGAGAATTCGTGATGGtttttatagcattttttGCTTGCTTTGGTCTTGGTGTATTTATAGGGTTAGCag GTCCGTCTCCGACATTAACAACGTCCGTGTCCAGCGGAGTCAACGCTAGTTCTTTGGCCCACGGACCGTACCGCCTCCGAAGCCCCGCGATGGGAGCGCGCTCTCAGCAACTGTGGTTGCTGGCGGAAATACTCACAGATAATGACGACG aggAGATATTTGACAAGAGCTTTCAAATAAGTATATCAATAGATGGCGTATTAAGTGACCACACAACTGTCAATCTCCTGCCCGAGTCGGAGGCGACTAACAG AACACAACACCTGAAATGCAAGAAGCAGGTTTGCGAGGACGTGATGGTGCTGCACCTGGGTTCACTGGAGTACACGCACTACGTGTTCAGCGTACATTTCTACGGTCTAGAGGAGTTCCATAAACGATACAATATacgtgaaataattttttac TTCAAAACCTACAATCCAGTGTTCACTCAAATGGAGACCTGGTTCAGATTCATCTTCCTCCTCACAACATTCACAGTGGCT TGTTGGTTCGGCCACACGCTCCGCCGATACTCCACACAAGACTGGGCCATCGAACAGAAGTGGGTCTCCATACTACTACCGTTACTACTACTATATAATG ACCCTCTGTTTCCTCTCCGGCTGGTGTCAAGCGGCGTGCTGTCTCCGCTGTTGGACGTCGTCTTTCAGACTTCATTCTTGTCGTCCGTGTTGCTGTCGTGGTTGTCCCTCTACCACGGACTGAGACAG AACGAGAGAGGATTTATATCGTTCTATCTGCTGAAAGTTATAATAGTGGGGATGATCTGGGCGCCGGCCATGGTGCTTGgattttggcaaaaatatTACGGCTACTACGACCCCACATTCAACTATTTTATGAACCCTAATTATCCG gtGGTGAAAATAACGTTCTTCGTGGCTGTGACATTATATTTCCTGTATCTGCTCGTCCTTATTGTGAAAGCGTATAGTGATTTACGTAACATGCCATTTTTCG ACGTGCGCCTCCGCTGCCTGTCGTTGGTGGTGTGTATCGTGTGTGTCGTGTGCGTCCTGGTGTGTGTCCGTGGTTGGGGCCCCGCAGCCCTGCAGGACCACTGGGCGTCCCAGGCCTCCGCCCGCTACGACACCTCCGCCGCCTTCATGGCTATCTACGGCTTATTCAACTTCAACGTATACGTCATGGCGTATCTGTTTTCACCCGGAACTAGCGCTGTACACG agaCAGCCATAACCAAAGACAATCCAGCATTTTCTATGATCAACGACTCCGATGAAGAAGTTATCTATGGCTCCGACGAAGAGAGCAGACGTCCCCTTAATTCTCACTCCCACAGAGCGGCTACAGAAGATATATGA